One Acetobacterium sp. KB-1 DNA segment encodes these proteins:
- a CDS encoding glycerol-3-phosphate responsive antiterminator: MVTNKSETLRFKSVIPSVHQRKELLYAMEKTDADWIMLKLGDVNTLPQLVSHIHRSGKKVMVHQDSIKGIARDKMGIQYMANCGVDCVITMKSPCVKYIKETGLISAFGFFVIDSNACRTGLVSIKEHEPDVVILMPGTIPERIIGDIKKETQAPIILGGLMTTCEQISAAIKTGIAAVATSNWELWNLEC; encoded by the coding sequence ATGGTCACAAATAAGTCTGAGACATTACGGTTTAAATCGGTCATTCCTTCTGTACATCAACGGAAAGAGTTACTCTATGCCATGGAAAAAACCGACGCTGATTGGATTATGCTCAAATTGGGAGATGTCAATACTTTGCCCCAATTAGTTAGTCATATCCATCGTTCCGGAAAAAAAGTGATGGTCCATCAGGATTCAATCAAAGGAATTGCCCGAGATAAAATGGGTATTCAGTATATGGCTAACTGTGGTGTGGATTGTGTCATTACGATGAAATCCCCCTGTGTGAAGTATATCAAAGAAACAGGATTGATTTCAGCGTTTGGATTTTTTGTGATCGATTCAAATGCGTGTCGAACTGGCCTTGTGAGCATCAAAGAACATGAACCCGATGTGGTCATTCTAATGCCGGGAACTATTCCGGAAAGAATTATTGGTGACATAAAAAAAGAAACTCAAGCACCAATTATTTTAGGGGGATTAATGACAACTTGTGAGCAGATCAGCGCTGCCATCAAAACAGGGATTGCGGCTGTAGCTACCAGTAATTGGGAACTCTGGAATCTGGAATGCTGA
- a CDS encoding amidohydrolase, which produces MENKLALINGVGITMDKEQPLCQGIYISDGIITKIGSSQEIKKLAVQEKAEMIDLEGKTFLPGLHDCHVHMMSTGLSALGINLFDCQSINEVITKLKKSAKKENWVFGYGLDESRLIEKRPPNAKELDVFFGERPVYLIDRGLHYTQVNTLAMEIMAFTGNEEGLSRDNNGNLTGRLHALANAHARKYFFDKLTWEQREEAIRHTAKMAVEKGVTTIHAMEGGDLSSDEDIPVFLEIIKNLPIHVVLHWCTTAVENVVEKNLKIIGTDILLDGSIGSRTAAFNEPYADDPSILGELYYSDGWIINYIESAHRAGLQTGFHAIGQRAIAQVLNCLEQALLNYPVTDHRFRIEHFGFPDEQDINRAAALGVVISTQPAFTYLRGGPGSVYENRVGPERNQRAYPIRDFITAGITVNGGSDSNVTPINPLMGIHAAVNPPYRQNAITPFEAIRLFTIDGAFTAKEEKIRGSLSPGKSGDVTVLNRNPLEDSPETIKDIGVEMTIFRGNVVYKK; this is translated from the coding sequence ATGGAAAATAAACTTGCCCTCATTAATGGAGTTGGTATCACCATGGATAAAGAGCAACCTCTATGCCAGGGTATTTATATCAGCGATGGAATAATTACAAAAATCGGAAGTAGTCAAGAAATAAAAAAACTGGCCGTCCAGGAAAAAGCAGAGATGATTGATCTGGAGGGAAAAACATTTTTGCCCGGTCTTCATGATTGTCATGTTCACATGATGAGCACCGGCTTGTCAGCTTTAGGCATCAATTTGTTTGACTGTCAATCCATTAATGAAGTGATAACAAAACTGAAAAAATCAGCCAAGAAAGAAAATTGGGTATTTGGCTACGGACTGGATGAATCCCGGTTGATTGAGAAAAGGCCACCGAATGCTAAGGAACTGGATGTATTTTTTGGTGAACGGCCTGTGTATCTCATTGATCGGGGATTACATTATACCCAGGTGAATACCCTGGCCATGGAAATCATGGCGTTTACTGGAAATGAAGAAGGGCTGAGCAGGGATAATAATGGGAACCTGACGGGAAGACTTCATGCGTTGGCCAATGCCCATGCCCGAAAATATTTTTTTGATAAGTTAACCTGGGAACAGCGGGAAGAGGCCATTCGTCATACTGCAAAAATGGCGGTGGAAAAGGGTGTAACCACGATTCATGCAATGGAAGGCGGGGATTTGTCGTCAGATGAGGATATTCCAGTATTTTTAGAAATAATAAAAAACTTGCCGATTCATGTGGTACTCCACTGGTGCACCACTGCGGTGGAAAATGTGGTGGAAAAAAACTTGAAAATAATCGGCACCGATATTCTTTTGGATGGTTCTATCGGTTCACGAACGGCTGCTTTTAATGAACCCTATGCTGACGATCCTAGTATCCTGGGTGAACTCTATTACTCCGATGGGTGGATTATCAACTATATTGAATCCGCTCATCGAGCTGGCTTGCAAACGGGTTTTCATGCCATTGGTCAACGGGCGATTGCCCAGGTTTTAAATTGTCTGGAACAGGCGCTGCTTAACTACCCGGTCACTGATCATCGCTTTCGGATTGAACATTTTGGGTTTCCTGATGAACAAGACATTAACCGGGCGGCTGCTCTCGGTGTGGTGATCTCTACTCAGCCAGCCTTTACCTATTTGCGCGGAGGACCGGGTAGTGTTTATGAAAATCGGGTAGGACCAGAACGAAACCAACGGGCCTACCCGATTCGCGATTTTATTACTGCTGGCATCACTGTTAATGGTGGATCGGACTCAAATGTGACGCCAATTAATCCGCTTATGGGGATCCATGCGGCGGTGAATCCACCATATCGCCAGAATGCCATCACTCCCTTTGAAGCAATCCGGTTATTCACCATTGATGGTGCATTTACCGCAAAAGAGGAAAAAATACGCGGTAGCTTAAGCCCCGGAAAAAGTGGGGATGTCACCGTTTTGAATCGAAATCCGCTGGAAGATTCACCCGAAACTATCAAAGATATTGGTGTTGAGATGACAATTTTTAGAGGGAACGTTGTCTACAAAAAATAA
- a CDS encoding SGNH/GDSL hydrolase family protein — MKNVMIFGDSNTWGWDPSNDLVSVIKRWPDEVRWAGVLQAELGNDYKVIPEGLNGRTTVWDDPIEEYRCGKHHIIPLLDSHAPLDLVIIMIGTNDLKCRYTVTAQDIANGASIILDKTLAQIGAFGAKGPKVLFIAPPPLGPIEDGLFKYMFEGNREKSVQMAQFYKGVAESRGVAFFDAGTVAKVSAIDGLHLDASGHSTLGKAVATEVKKILE; from the coding sequence ATGAAAAATGTGATGATTTTTGGTGACTCAAACACCTGGGGGTGGGATCCATCCAATGACCTGGTTTCAGTGATCAAGCGGTGGCCAGATGAAGTTCGGTGGGCAGGAGTATTGCAGGCAGAGTTGGGCAATGACTATAAAGTGATCCCGGAAGGTTTAAATGGTCGGACCACCGTTTGGGATGATCCCATTGAAGAATATCGTTGTGGAAAGCACCATATTATTCCGTTGCTGGATTCCCATGCCCCGCTGGATTTAGTCATTATTATGATTGGTACCAATGATTTAAAATGTCGTTATACCGTTACCGCCCAGGATATTGCCAATGGCGCCAGCATTATTCTGGATAAAACCTTGGCACAGATCGGCGCGTTCGGTGCCAAGGGACCAAAGGTGTTATTCATTGCACCGCCACCACTGGGCCCGATCGAAGATGGTCTTTTTAAGTATATGTTTGAAGGAAACCGAGAAAAATCGGTTCAAATGGCACAATTTTATAAAGGTGTGGCAGAAAGTCGGGGAGTAGCCTTCTTTGATGCTGGAACAGTTGCCAAAGTTAGCGCTATTGATGGTTTGCATCTGGATGCAAGTGGCCACTCGACATTGGGAAAAGCTGTCGCAACTGAAGTTAAAAAGATACTCGAATAG